CATGGGTGGCTTGcttcatttttatgtttagtaaaaaaaaatccaaaagctAACGGGTATATGCCAGCTTGCACATGGTTGAAGGCCGGGTTTAATTATAAGAGGTGAATGATTGGAAGTTTTGAAAAACTACACAATTGGGAGGATTTTACACATGTcacaatttgattgaattatgtgTCACGCTAGGAGGTTTTTAGAAACTGCAGGAGGGATGAATTTTACACATTTCACATGTAGATTAGCATTTTTTGTCACGACTGGAATAATTGTCAAAGTGTCATGACTAGGACATTTAAGGCCTAGGACATGTGGTATGGTGTGGCTGGGACATGTGGTGTAGTAGTGCAAAGTGTTACAACAGGGACACTTTTCAAGTGTCATGGCTAGGACATTTAAGAACTTGGACATGTGGCAGCGATATAGAGCTTGGACAAACTTGCTTGGACAAGTGGCAACGATGCATCAAACACTTACTTGGAGATGACACATGACAAAGATGCATGAACAAAAAGTGTCATGGCTGGGACAATTTTCAAGTGTCCTGGTTAGGACGTTTTAAGGCAACATGTTACTTGGACATGTGGCGGCAAGGCAATGGATGAGCAACTTCCTTGGACACATGGCGGCGAGGCACCAGACATTTGCTTGGAGGCAACACATGGCAGTGATTTGTGAAGAAAAAGTATCACAGCTAGGTCGTTTTTTTAAGTGTCCCAATTAGGATATTATAGACAACTTTACATGTGGTAAGGCTGGGTAATTTACACATGGTGTGAAACTCACGATTGGAACAATTAGAATATCACGGTTGGACCTTTTCTCTattcaagtaatttttattttcaaaacactGAACGATTAACGCACGGTTTTGTCACGGGAGAGGTATGACCAATAATTTTTTGCTTTagatttatctataaatttcacattttgtccATCTTGTAATGTATTCATGCATTCTTTGGACATGTTAATGTattaaacttagatttttatcatcatcaaaatattaagatacAACATATTCCATAATTCTTTTACATATTGTAATtgttaatatattctaaataatttgatattaattttaaaaaaatatcattttacctttatatcgtcaaatattataatatctttaatacctttaattataaaatatcatttcaccccttactattataatcacaaaatagtctctatatttttttgccattttaatttttacaccCAATTCTAAGTTATTATATAAGACActacatataattacattattaataaaagtaataacgattgaagttatAGTATATATAAAGACATTAATATCAcgaattttttttctctcgtTTAAGATCATGATCATGCACTTTTTTTCTCTCCCTTGAATCTCTATTGGATAATGAGTAAATGGTATATGTTAAAGTATTACAGAGTTATGttttatatagaataaaaaaatggtaGTTTGAGTATTTGTTTAGATACTTAAGACaattttgtttaactaaaaaatttggatatttttgtttaagccaCAAAATTATAGGTAATTTTTTTGTAACCCATGAATTatgacaaattaattaatttccctattttCTATCCACCATTTGTCCATGAGCATGAATAGGCATTCCACTCCACTTGAACAAGAAGAACTCTACAAAATCTCCTCAACATTGGGATGCTTGTCCTATTCTTCTTTAAGTCTATAAgggaaatttatatttttcatctagatctcatataattatcataaatattttattgtgattcaatttgtaaaaaaaaaaaataatgagaaccatatttaaaaaaaaaaaaaatcttttgttaatattattatttgaatcgTTAACCTCTTctatttattctataaatataaagaatccATACATAAATTAGGGGTACATGAAGACACACCAACACATGGATAcatgattataataataatgatgcTGGACCTGGAACTGGAATAaaagtcaatatatatatatatatatatatatatatatatatgcaaaaattaagcaagaatggaaaattttaattttatacgTAGTATTTGTTAATGTTCACTGagtctaataaaattataaattaaccaTTTAGTCCTTGTCATATCATCTGTAATGTAAGAGAAAAAGTtgcaagttttaaaagttaacaggGGCCAACATGTTTGAGTTGTTGGAACCAAACTCGCAGGTCCGAcacgccacctgccgccacaaattatggtcaatttcttaCCTGTTTAATACGTCATGTCTTACCTATTAATTCTTATCTTTCTATTACTATAATAATTATTTCTGtaggtgtttaagtttttatttctaCTAGGTGGATGTATagacatattaataaaaaattcctttttttttggcATTCAATTACGGTGgagtatattttatattatgaaattattcatatatatatatatatatatatttatatatataaattaaaaataaaataatatttaattatataataatatatatataaaataattcttgaaaggaaaaattaaaaaaaatttgaggggTTGGACAGATTGGGATCCACCATAATTATTTCACGtaaaaaacattatattatacataaatgttttttttttatggaatttttttattaatagcaATAATGATAAAGAAATTTGGTTGATGGGTTGGTTGGTTGATTTCTTGCTGAGAAGAGTTGATAGTTTGATGAACATGTTACTTGGAACACGTGGTTAGAATGGATGTGGTCAAATGTGGAAAAGCAGCAGACAAAAGAATCTTCATTCTTTTACACGTGTTCTAAAGAAACATGTCACCACCAAAGCGGTTTGAATTGGCCTTCACTGTTTTTACCTATTTAATTTTCGCGCcaaaaataaggtaaaatcCAAGATATTTTCACTAAAAATAAACTTTGATGATGATATTGGTATTGTTGTTGTTACATTGTTTTCAAACATTCTCTTGTTTTCCCTCAATTCCATTTGcctattcataataaaaaaattaaaaacaacagAAATTCTGTTTAGTATCAATCAAATGGGCGGGTACATATAAAGACTCTTTACAGAAGAAATTCATTCGATCAACAAGAGATAGATGGCCCACCCACCCCCTAATTCTATCAAATTAGGTCTCTATAACTCCATGTTCTAAAATGTTGTTTTCTCCGCCGTCTGTCAGGATGAACAAAATCTTGAAAGGCTATCAAAACAGTTCCATACTGAAGAATTTACCGCCGACCATTTGCCCAATGCCTGTTATGGTTCCCAGGCCTCACCTGTGGATTTCTATGGCCAAGTCCttgctttgggagatcatgcaAGTCCATCACCTGAATTGTCCTTTGCTTCTTTGCTGTTCAACACAGAAAAATTACAGTTAAATGCCAGAGTGGCTTCACACTCACTATTATTGTTgctaaatataattttgacatCTTGTTCTCAAATTACACCAAAGATTTCATAAAGTAAACATTGATTCTATTTTAACTAATCCTAAGGTCTCattcttttcatttctattccctctttctttaaaaaaaaaaaaaaaaaatctagaagaAACCTCTCTGAAATGTATTTCAAATTCATTCTGATTAGATTAATGAGAATTCCAAATCCTTCTTTGCGTTAACCACATTCCCCCATCAAAAAACAGAATACATAACAAAATCTGCAGGGGAAGAGGCAAACCGTTTTGGGCCTGTTGATAACTCTCTTGAAGTTTCCTCTTAGTGGCTTCAAGTTTTGCTTGGACTGCAACTTCATCTGACAACTTGAATCTCTGGTAGAGTAAGAATGATAGGTCAAATACAATTCATGGTTatagtttcaaaagtaaaagaATACTTGCACTCACATCTTGTTGACAGTTCAGTGGCCTCTTGTGGATGGCAGCCTTATCTGTTTTCTGCTCAACATTTGATTCATTATTCATTCCTTGCCCCATACTTTGCTTGGGAGGTCTACCAGGTCCAGAATGGGTGTTCGATGGTTTATTAGGTTTCGCAACAGAATCAAGTCTCTTCGTTTGTTGACTCTTATTGTCCTTAGCACGCAGATTCACCTCGTCTGTAGTTTGCTGTTTTCGCTTCACAATATTTTGTTGCTCCACTGATggttttcttccattttcacGGTTCTTGATGAATTCCCCACTGTTCCGAGGATCTGAAACGACATCCCCCATTCATTATTATAGATTTTAGAAGTGGGGAATTTGAAAAAGGATCCGAATAGCTAAAGCTATATAAGAGAAGCATGACAGAAAGGAAATTGAACTCACTTCCATCATCATCCATGCCATCAAAGAACTTCATGTATTGCATTTATGGAGACATCCCAAAGAAACATAATCTAGTCAGCATACagttataaaacaaaaatgcaaaTCAATTTTGCAATTAACTCTGAAAAAGAACAAGTGAAAGTCAATACCTGTGAGAGCTCCATTCCAGTGGTTGGAGTTACGAAGAAAGCTAAATCATCCAGAGGAGGAAATGGAAGCCCTTCTTCTTCGTCAAGAACAGATGGGTCCATAGAATCAGGAGTACTTTCTGCAACCACTAAACCATTgacaaaaataattcagaaaaccattttcaattaacagaactgaaaaatattataacaaatctatacaaattacaaataattgCAACCATGTTCCTACCTGCAATAGCCTTTGTAGCACTGACCCATTCATTGACCAAATCCTTCCAACCCCTGCAATTCACAAACGCCATTTagaataaccatcataaaagtTTTATACCACATTCAACCATGCTATAATagaaatgaacaaaataaaGCATCATCTTATGCTCCACTGCAGTAAGTGAATCCAGTAAACCCCTAATTAACTAGCAAACTTGAAGAAGCAAAAGGATACATGAATAATTAAGTGATCAACATATTTACTGATGAACTACaaggaaattaaagaaaaacatCAAACAAAAGAAGCAACAGAGAAAATATGTTAATCAATTTCACTAAACCTGAATCAGAAAGCAAGTGTTATGCCAAGAGGGCTGTTGATCTTCTAGACATATACATGATGACAAAAAACTATAGATCAAATCTGGCAAACGGCTATACAACTGAGTTCCCTATCAACAAACAGAAAAAGTACATAAAAAAAGCTAAATGTTATCTACAAGAAACAAATCCATACTGTATAAGAGTTCGAGAAAGATGTCGAATTTGTTTGGAACCATGCTTTTTGAGGCTATTAACAGCCTTCCCAATCTCGGTCGCCTGGAAAGAAGTTGAATTCCATTAGTCCAAAAAACAAGAACCAAATCTTTCTGTGCTAATTCAAAGACTAAGGATAGATTCAATCAAACCTTGAGAGTATCCACAGTCAAATCCATCAATTGAAGCCTCCTCAAGCAATCAAACAACATGGAATCAGACTGTAACAAACACCACCAATCAAGAACTTGAAAACACAAAAGAAACTTAGAAGAAGTCTCAACAAAACAATCTATTCATTCACACCTCATCTTGGCTGCTGTCAAGAATCTCTTTAATTCTCAACACCTCTCCTACAATTTGTGATTCCTCTTCAATCTCATCAGTCAATGCCTCAGCTTCTCCGAAGCTAAAATTACTAAGAATCTGATTATCATTATCAACATTTATATGAAGATCATTATCATTATCCCAATCATCCCGACTACTATTAACCTTACTTTCTTTACTTCCACCTCCTTCATCTCTTTTACGACCGAtcatttcatcttcttcatcatcatcagaCTCATTACAAGGAACATTCAACTCCACCCTTTTACAGCCTAAACACTGAGTCACCTTACACGTAAACAACTTCTCTGCAATTCGATCCCTTCTCAATTTGAATTCTTTTGGACAATCCAAAGCTGCAACCATCACCGCGTGGTCGATGATATCGAATATATCCCCATTTGCGGTGCGGAAATAATTTCTCCAGTTATCTAAAGACCCTGACAtgattaaataaacaaatccTGGATCCGATACTGGTTACTTTAGATCAAAATATCGGATTCAACAGGATTTTCCTAGGGTCATTTCAATACCCagaaattcaaaattgtttttcaGATGAATTGGGAGATAACCCAgatattaaaatctaatttttagcCTAATTTAGTTGGTTGTTAATCAGAAACAAAGGATTGAAGGTATTTTTGCCAATCAAAATTGACTAAGAaggatttaataataatattttttttcctgggGTTTTCGGATGTTGATGAGGGAATGGATTACGTTAAGATAGGATTTGAGGATATAATCAAAGAggagaaaattttcttctcacTCTGACACACAAAAACAGGAAACAGGACCAAAAAAACAACGCGGTTTCttgtagagaaaaaaaaaaaatcaaagcgATAATTTGGGAAAACCAAAACAgcaatttgaaatgaaaattaggTGCAAAACAAGAAAGCTATGggaggctttttttttttttttgttctgtttttctgtttccttgttttgtttattaCAATTACCAGGTGCTGCAAAACGCCAATAGTTTTTCAGGTTTAAAAGCAAAATATTGCACCagataattttactttgaaaccctaaactctctctctcctctttcTTTCTCACTATTTTAATATGAGAAAAATGGAGCTTCCTTTGTTCTCTGGATTGACCTTATCAATACAAAGAAACAAATTGCAAGTAatggaaagagagagaaagcgCGAGAAAGAGAGTGAAAATGTTTGCTTTTTCTATAGGAGATTTCAcctgtttaattaatattaattttgatttatttttttaattaattaagcagattttcatttatttatttatttagcaatgacaaaatatttttccaTCTAAGTTTGCCTTAGTATTAAATTTTCTCACTCTAATTAAATTTCCctatttatagttaaaattacctaaattttatgtatttttgtcattttataaaatatgtattatcatgttCAAATGATCGACCTTGATCTACTCCTTtccaagaaataaaagtaatgCTTCCAAATATGATCACACCCGAAATAGTACAATAAAGTTAAAACCATATTAATGTAATATGAAATGACTAAATCACACATGAGGCAGTGCAATTCCAAGTATGATTATAGAATGATATAATCCTATCGAAATCACATCATATCATGTGATTTAATTGGATCACGctattttatatgtgatttagATGTGTTTAAACCAAGCTAATTAGTTGTGACGAATGCTACCaacaactttttaatatattttataattattaatattaaaaattaacatgaaTAAAGAGtgaaattacattttaaaaagttttggggctaaatattatttaactttagtAAACAttgcataataataaatattattatctttttaacaaTGATAGTGTTATGCAATAAAAATCCACATCCAATGTCAATCCAAGATTActctaagggggcgtttggtttgggtaatatttgattactaaaatagaaagattaccttgaagatagattacttagaagattactgggtataaatgattactatgtttgataaaattttataggtataaataattattgtgtttggttaaaggtaataaaagattactagtaaaatatttaacttaaatgcccttgaatataattatttttaaatattttttatattatttgtcatattaattaaaaataaatttatttttatctcaaaaaattaataagtaataatttttctataataaacccAAGATtaacccagtaatctttaaatacctaaggtgaaggtggtaatcagattatcacctatattacctgtcacatcagcattagtaatagaagattattgtaatattttattactgacaaaccaaacaagagaataaaagatagattaccaaggtaatcttaaaaacctttaaccaaacgcaccctaataGACGAGAACTTAGTAGATATTGATTAGCAAAGATCAACTTTGAATTAAATAGGTCAAAAGCTTAAGGAAGACCATCCACTTTGTAAATGCCTTATAGTGATACAATTGAAACCATGTATGCAATAACCTTTAGCAATAAGAACAAGTTTTCTTTTATCATGCAACGATCTTACCAGAATTCAACAACTAATAAAGTGCATTTACTCTTCTTTATATTTCGAAAACCGCTActgcattattatttataattattacatttactCAAATGCAAtgcactt
The genomic region above belongs to Mangifera indica cultivar Alphonso chromosome 15, CATAS_Mindica_2.1, whole genome shotgun sequence and contains:
- the LOC123197186 gene encoding probable mediator of RNA polymerase II transcription subunit 26b — translated: MSGSLDNWRNYFRTANGDIFDIIDHAVMVAALDCPKEFKLRRDRIAEKLFTCKVTQCLGCKRVELNVPCNESDDDEEDEMIGRKRDEGGGSKESKVNSSRDDWDNDNDLHINVDNDNQILSNFSFGEAEALTDEIEEESQIVGEVLRIKEILDSSQDESDSMLFDCLRRLQLMDLTVDTLKATEIGKAVNSLKKHGSKQIRHLSRTLIQGWKDLVNEWVSATKAIAVVAESTPDSMDPSVLDEEEGLPFPPLDDLAFFVTPTTGMELSQFFDGMDDDGNPRNSGEFIKNRENGRKPSVEQQNIVKRKQQTTDEVNLRAKDNKSQQTKRLDSVAKPNKPSNTHSGPGRPPKQSMGQGMNNESNVEQKTDKAAIHKRPLNCQQDRFKLSDEVAVQAKLEATKRKLQESYQQAQNAKKQRTIQVMDLHDLPKQGLGHRNPQVRPGNHNRHWANGRR